The genomic segment atatatatatattataactttttttttttttttttttttttttttttagtaagGGTATATTTAGGGAATCCAAAAAAAGTCTTATACCTTGTTGGATGGGCTGTATGTTAaggtatattttttgtaaataattatatagtaCATGAtacaatatgtataaatttattattattatttttttttttttttatatttcctaatattaattatatataataatcccTATTTTGTAATGAagctttttaatttatatgtttttaaaatattacatatctTCTACagctatattattttcacataatataaaaaagggaGGTAAATGAATGTGAAAcccaattaaaaaatattatatataaagggAATACAATAAGTTAATACTATATCTTGATATAATCCAAATAATAATTCGTATATATAggaacataaatatataacttattaataacattatatatatgtatatatatatatatatatatatatatttttattttttataacttattttatttttttatttttttgtgtttattTTGTCTCATAAAACttattaatatgttaaaagaaattttatttttcttaaattatatgaaattctaccatatttaaaaaattcaatcaccattttatatatgtacgttattattataattatttaaaatataaataaaatggcTCATTAAATTTGCATCAttcatttaaaattatatattataataaatattttttgttataattaaaaaaaaaaaaaaaaaaaagaaagaaaaaaaaaaacatatataatgtttttcTTGTATCAATATCTATAAGTGTACatcattaattatatttttttggttaaattaaaaagtttttatttcctcctttgacattttttattaaaaagtagAAGGtaagatatataatacaaaataagcATGTGttcctttattatattacatgAATGTCAACaggtatgtatgtatatataaataaataaataaatacatacatatatatatatatatatatatatatatatatatatatatatatataatatttatatttatatttacacatTTAATAAAACGTTGAAAAAAcgtttaaaaaatttattatcatttactaataaaaaaaaattattaaataaataaaataataataaataaatatatataattttaggtattataatatatcatctaAAAAAGGgagatatgaataaatatatatttatatatgcgTAGATATACATTTGATtcgtttatatatttacatttttttttttttttttttttttttttttataatttcacatattttgtatatatatatatatatatatatatatatacatacagaaaatatattacccttatttttaaaaatatagtaCCATTCATTtagtaatttatttattattattattattcatttttggTTGGTGAAGTTTTTAATAGacatatttcttttcatataatGAAGCACCTGCATTTTCACCACCTGCACCTCCTTTGTATTTACCATAAGTTGCTAAGGAGTTGGCTTCAGCTCTTTGTAATAAAACTTCTCTTGCCTTTGCAacattttctttctttcctTGCCATGTGTTCAATACTGAAGCTTGTAAAGCTCTACCGTAAGAGAAGGTTAAAGCCCATGGGTGTGGACCCAAAGCATTGATTGAATTTAAATTAACAGAAGCCTCTTCTTCTGATTGTCCTCCAGATAAAAATACAACACCTGGTAAGGCTGGTGGTACAGTTCTCCTTAAGGTTCTGACAGTTAAGAAACCAACATCTTGAGTAGTGGTTTTAGCAGTACATTCATAACCAGCAGTAACCATGTTTGGTTTTAACAATGCACCTTCTAATAATACACCATTTTCTTGTAAAGCTTTAAATACACATGATAAAACTTTTTGAGTTACAACTGCACAAACTTCAATTGAGTGTGGTCCATCAGCTAAAATTTCAGGTTCAACAATTGGAACTAATCTATTTTGTTGACAAATAGATGCATATCTAGCCAATCCCCATGCAGTTTCGTGAATTGATAAATCAGTTGGTTTTCCTTTGGCTGTGTCAATAACTAAAACTGTTCTCCATTTAGCAAACCTTGCACCAGCTTTATAATACTCTTTGCATCTTTCTGCTAATCCATCTAAACCTTGAGTTGATTTTTCTTCATCTGTGCATGGAATGTTAACCAAACCTTTATCAACCTTAATACCTggaattatattttcattgtGTAATAAATTAACCATTGGTACACCGGCTTCATTCTTTTGAAATAATGTTTCTTCAAATAAAATTGCTCCTGAAATGAATTTTCCTAATCCTTTAGTTCCAAATAATAAATCTCTGTAGCTAGCTCTGTTTTCTATTGTGTTCTCTAATTTGATGTTGTCGAATCTTTTCTTAATGGTTTGTGTTGATTCATCAGCAGCTAAAATTCCCTTTCCAGCTTGAACAAGCTTTTGGGCGGTGGTTGCTAATTCTTCGGCAACATCTGCTGGTAATTTTTTTGGGGCATTCA from the Plasmodium falciparum 3D7 genome assembly, chromosome: 14 genome contains:
- a CDS encoding fructose-bisphosphate aldolase; amino-acid sequence: MAHCTEYMNAPKKLPADVAEELATTAQKLVQAGKGILAADESTQTIKKRFDNIKLENTIENRASYRDLLFGTKGLGKFISGAILFEETLFQKNEAGVPMVNLLHNENIIPGIKVDKGLVNIPCTDEEKSTQGLDGLAERCKEYYKAGARFAKWRTVLVIDTAKGKPTDLSIHETAWGLARYASICQQNRLVPIVEPEILADGPHSIEVCAVVTQKVLSCVFKALQENGVLLEGALLKPNMVTAGYECTAKTTTQDVGFLTVRTLRRTVPPALPGVVFLSGGQSEEEASVNLNSINALGPHPWALTFSYGRALQASVLNTWQGKKENVAKAREVLLQRAEANSLATYGKYKGGAGGENAGASLYEKKYVY